The Candidatus Sphingomonas colombiensis genome contains the following window.
GCGGCGAGACGACCAGCGGCCGGTTGATGAGGACCGAATGTGCCATCATCGCGTCCACCAGCGCGTCATCGGACAGCGACGTGTCGTTCAAGCCCAGCTCCGCATAGGGTGTGCCCTTCTCACGCAGCAGAGCGCGGGGTGTGATCCCGGCGCGAGTGATCAGTTCGACCAGCAGCGCGCGCGAGGGCGGCGTTTTTAGATATTCGATCACATGCGGCTCGATGCCGGCATTGCGGATCATCGCCAGCGTGTTGCGCGACGTGCCGCATTCGGGATTGTGATAGATCACGATATCGACGGCCACGGGGCGTCCTTTCAGCGGCAGGGGGTGAGTTCGGCCAGGAGCGGCGCGCACAGTTCAGGCGAGCCGGCGCAGCAATCCTTGACGAGGAACAGCGTCAGCGCGCGCAGCCCGTCCAGATCGGCCCGGTAGATGATCGACCGGCTATGGCGTTCGGAGCGCACGATGCCGGCGCGTGCGAGAATGCCGAGGTGAGCGGACATGGTGTTCTGCGGCACGTCGAGCTGGCGGGCGATCTCGCCGGCAGCCAAGCCTTGCGGTTCGTGCCGTATCAGCAGCCGGAACACGTCGAGGCGTGTGCCCTGCGCGAGTGCTCCTAGCGCCACAATAGCAGATTCGTTTTCCATATATCCAGCATAGTAGATATATGGACTTTAGCTAGAGACGATTGTCGGCTTTCGGGGCGCAGCCAAGTTGCTCTCTATGCCGCCACCGGGCAGCTGCCTATCGTCTGCTCGTTCGCCTCGGAACGGCGGCTTCTGCTCGGAGTGGCCGTTCGCGCCGAAACATTCGAATGACGTGGTTTGGTCGACAGCCGCCGGTAGCGCCAATTGGTCGATACCGGATCAGTAGCGGAAATTGCATTTCGGATTGGATTGATGTCCATCCCTCATTTCCGGCACCCAATCGGTACCTTGCGTCACCAGACAGGTTCTCCCGCTTCTAGGACAATTCATCGAACTTGGAGGCTCCCCAAACGAGGAGTCTTTCCGTGCGCATCCACCGCCAATCATTTACCCGTAAATATCTGATCTCGGGCGCGCTCAGCGTCGGCACCGTTGGCTCGCTCGTCATGGGCGTGGTCACGACCAGCACGCCCGCCCAGGCACAGATCACCGTGTTCGACCCCAGCAACTATAGCCAGAATCTGCTGACGGCCGCCCGGACGCTCACCCAGATCAACAACCAGATCCAGTCATTGCAGAACCAGGCTCAGAGCCTGATCAACCAGGGGAAGAACCTGACCCGGATCGACTTTCCGGAATTGCAGGCGCTGACCCAAACCCTTCAGCAGGTCGATCGGCTGATGGGACAGGCTCAGGGCATCCAGCTCCGGGTGTCCGGCCTTGACCAGCAGTTCCACCAGCTCTTTCCGCAGAGCTTCGGCCAGGCACTCCGAAGCAGCGACCAGGTCATCGCCGCGCGAGCGCGGCTCGACACCGCCATGACGGCGTATCAGCACACCATGACCGTGCAGGCGCAGGTCGCTGAGAATGTGTCGGCGGACACGCAAACGCTGTCGGCGCTCGTGGCCAAGAGCGAGGGTGCCGAAGGTTCGTTGCAGGCTCAGCAGGCCACCAACCAGTTGCTCGCCCTTACCGCCAAACAGCAGTTCCAGATCCAGAACATGATGGCCGCGCAATACCGCGCCGAGACCATCGAGCGAGCGCGTCAGGCGCAGGCCCAGATCGACGCCCAGGCGGCGACCACCAAGTTCCTCGGTTCCGGCATGGCCTACACCCCCCGGTAGCGCCGCCGGACGGGGCGATGGTGGTGTCACCTCCCACCGTCGTCCGCCGCGGGGCGGGG
Protein-coding sequences here:
- the trbJ gene encoding P-type conjugative transfer protein TrbJ, giving the protein MGVVTTSTPAQAQITVFDPSNYSQNLLTAARTLTQINNQIQSLQNQAQSLINQGKNLTRIDFPELQALTQTLQQVDRLMGQAQGIQLRVSGLDQQFHQLFPQSFGQALRSSDQVIAARARLDTAMTAYQHTMTVQAQVAENVSADTQTLSALVAKSEGAEGSLQAQQATNQLLALTAKQQFQIQNMMAAQYRAETIERARQAQAQIDAQAATTKFLGSGMAYTPR
- the arsC gene encoding arsenate reductase (glutaredoxin) (This arsenate reductase requires both glutathione and glutaredoxin to convert arsenate to arsenite, after which the efflux transporter formed by ArsA and ArsB can extrude the arsenite from the cell, providing resistance.); this translates as MAVDIVIYHNPECGTSRNTLAMIRNAGIEPHVIEYLKTPPSRALLVELITRAGITPRALLREKGTPYAELGLNDTSLSDDALVDAMMAHSVLINRPLVVSPLGVKLCRPSEAVLDLLPEPQQGAFAKEGGEKVVDASGQRIA
- a CDS encoding metalloregulator ArsR/SmtB family transcription factor encodes the protein MENESAIVALGALAQGTRLDVFRLLIRHEPQGLAAGEIARQLDVPQNTMSAHLGILARAGIVRSERHSRSIIYRADLDGLRALTLFLVKDCCAGSPELCAPLLAELTPCR